In one window of Ptiloglossa arizonensis isolate GNS036 chromosome 5, iyPtiAriz1_principal, whole genome shotgun sequence DNA:
- the Prp40 gene encoding pre-mRNA processing factor 40 isoform X2, with the protein MPTAPFIPPPSLPPGPPGIMPPQFSIPPPGFSFPITAAPPPDAGVIAAPPQITAPVIPPPAPIASEASGIQPIGTAEKKTDWTEHKAPDGRTYYYNSVTKQSLWEKPDELKTPSELLLSQCPWKEYKSENGKVYYHNVTTKESRWTIPTELEELKARIAAEEAAAAAAAVVASATNTIVPVAMQHLSPNIAITNASQTSTPEPGGKSAIEQAMAATLAAINIPTPPAKPDDDSNSAKGSANDSRTSTPEPKMQFKDKKEAIEAFKELLRERDVPSNATWEQAVKLIQSDPRYPQMKKLNERKQAFNAYKTQKLKEEREQERLRLKKAKEDLEQFLLENDRMTSTTKYYKCEEMFGNLEVWRAVGDSDRRDIYEDVIFNLAKREKEEAKQLKKRNTKRLAQVLDTMTDVTYRTTWQEAQALLLQHAAFAEDADLLEMDKEDALLVFENHIRQLEKDEEEEKEHEKKRRKRQERKNRDAFISLLDELHEQGKLTSMSLWVELYPMLSADLRFSAMLGQSGSTPLDLFKFYVEDLKSRFHDEKKIIREILKDKNFEVQVNTTFEEFATVVCEDRKSATLDAGNVKLTYNLLLEKAEAREKERVKEETRKFKKLETGFKNLLKTLSVDYQMTWEDVRSKIEEEPDFKAITLESERVRIFKEYQHELEESCSHHHIRSKKKKTKKVKRKSRSRSHSESEGSDKGLKKKRHKSRSPSIPSKSDSSESDTRKSKRKKNKKKRGRSHSRSHSRLPSSEESPERKRKEEKHRRPSAHSEGSVTENAEHHELSEDELEKQRAQLLRELQMQQEDN; encoded by the exons ATGCCGACTGCACCTTTCATACCTCCTCCTAGTTTGCCACCTGGTCCACCGGGTATAATGCCACCACAATTTTCCATACCTCCTCCTGGTTTTAGTTTTCCAATCACTGCTGCTCCTCCACCAGATGCTGGAGTTATAG cTGCACCTCCTCAAATAACAGCACCAGTTATTCCTCCTCCAGCACCTATAGCAAGCGAAGCATCTGGTATTCAGCctattggaacagcagaaaagAAAACTGATTGGACTGAGCACAAAGCTCCAGATGGCAGAACTTATTATTATAACAGTGTTACAAAACAATCTTTGTGGGAAAAACCGGATGAACTAAAAACACCTAGTGAATTACTCTTATCGCAGTGCCCttggaaagaatacaaatcagAGAACGGGAAAGTATATTATCATAATGTAACGACCAAGGAATCAAGATGGACAATTCCTACAGAATTAGAAGAACTGAAAGCAAGAATTGCAGCCGAAGAAGCTGCAGCAGCTGCGGCAGCAGTTGTTGCAAGCGCTACAAACAC TATAGTTCCTGTAGCCATGCAACATTTATCTCCAAACATTGCAATTACAAATGCATCTCAAACTAGTACACCGGAACCAGGTGGAAAGTCTGCAATTGAACAAGCTATGGCTGCAACACTTGCAGCAATAAACATTCCTACTCCCCCTGCAAAGCCAGACGATGATAGTAATTCTGCCAAAGGATCAGCAAACGATAGCCGCACTAGTACACCTGAACCAAAAATGCAATTCAAAGATAAAAAAGAAGCAATTGAAGCATTTAAAGAATTATTAAGAGAAAGAGATGTACCATCAAATGCTACATGGGAGCAAGcagtgaaattaattcaaagtGATCCTAGATATCCACAAATGAAGAAATTGAATGAACGTAAGCAAGCATTTAATGCGTATAAAACACAAAAACTTAAAGAGGAACGTGAACAAGAACGATTAAG ATTAAAAAAAGCTAAAGAAGAtttggaacaatttttattagaaaatgaTAGAATGACAAGTAcaacaaaatattacaaatgtGAAGAAATGTTTGGTAATTTGGAAGTATGGAGAGCTGTAGGTGATTCAGATCGCCGAGACATTTATGAAGATGTCATTTTTAATTTGGCTAAACGTGAAAAAGAAGaagcaaaacaattaaaaaaaagaaatactaaaAGACTAGCTCAAGTTTTGGATACTATGACTGATGTTACATATAGAACTACTTGGCAAGAAGCACAAGCATTGCTTCTACAACATGCAGCTTTTGCAGAAGATGCAGATTTattagaaatggacaaagaagatGCTTTGCTTGTGTTTGAAAATCATATACGTCAATTAGAAAAAGAtgaagaggaggagaaggaacACGAAAAAAAGCGTAGAAAACGAcaggaaagaaaaaatagagatGCCTTTATA agTTTACTTGATGAACTTCATGAACAAGGAAAACTAACATCAATGTCACTTTGGGTAGAACTTTATCCAATGCTATCTGCCGATTTAAGATTTTCAGCTATGCTTGGACAATCAGGATCAACACCTTTAGacctttttaaattttatgttgAGGATTTGAAATCTAGATTCCATGATGAGAAGAAAATTATAAGAGAAATTCTAAaagacaaaaattttgaagTGCAGGTAAACACAACTTTTGAAGAATTTGCAACTGTTGTATGTGAAGATAGAAAGTCTGCAACGTTAGATGCAGGCAATGTAAAATTGACATACAATTTACTACTCGAAAAAGCTGAAGCACGTGAAAAAGAACGAGTAAAGGAAGAAActaggaaatttaaaaaattagaaacaggtttcaagaatttattaaaaactCTTAGTGTTGATTATCAAATGACATGGGAAGATGTACGAAGCAAAATTGAGGAAGAACCAGACTTTAAAGCAATCACATTAGAAAGTGAAAGAGttagaatttttaaagaatatcaGCACGAACTTGAAGAAAGTTGTAGTCATCATCATATtagaagtaaaaagaaaaaaactaaaaAGGTGAAACGAAAATCACGGTCCCGATCACACAGT GAATCTGAAGGTAGTGACAAAGGTTTAAAGAAGAAACGTCATAAGTCACGTTCACCAAGCATTCCTAGCAAATCAGACAGTtctgaatctgatactagaaaatcgaaaaggaaaaaaaataaaaaaaaaagaggacgtAGTCATTCT cGATCACATTCAAGACTCCCGTCTTCCGAAGAATCACcagaacgaaaacgaaaagagGAAAAGCATAGAAGACCTTCAGCTCATAGCGAAGGTTCTGTTACCGAAAATGCTGAGCATCATGAACTCTCAGAAGATGAGTTAGAAAAACAAAGAGCGCAATTATTACGCGAgttacagatgcaacaagaagatAATTGA
- the Prp40 gene encoding pre-mRNA processing factor 40 isoform X1, with translation MASNDAIPPPAAVPGFPPATPNIASSFVPPIMPTAPFIPPPSLPPGPPGIMPPQFSIPPPGFSFPITAAPPPDAGVIAAPPQITAPVIPPPAPIASEASGIQPIGTAEKKTDWTEHKAPDGRTYYYNSVTKQSLWEKPDELKTPSELLLSQCPWKEYKSENGKVYYHNVTTKESRWTIPTELEELKARIAAEEAAAAAAAVVASATNTIVPVAMQHLSPNIAITNASQTSTPEPGGKSAIEQAMAATLAAINIPTPPAKPDDDSNSAKGSANDSRTSTPEPKMQFKDKKEAIEAFKELLRERDVPSNATWEQAVKLIQSDPRYPQMKKLNERKQAFNAYKTQKLKEEREQERLRLKKAKEDLEQFLLENDRMTSTTKYYKCEEMFGNLEVWRAVGDSDRRDIYEDVIFNLAKREKEEAKQLKKRNTKRLAQVLDTMTDVTYRTTWQEAQALLLQHAAFAEDADLLEMDKEDALLVFENHIRQLEKDEEEEKEHEKKRRKRQERKNRDAFISLLDELHEQGKLTSMSLWVELYPMLSADLRFSAMLGQSGSTPLDLFKFYVEDLKSRFHDEKKIIREILKDKNFEVQVNTTFEEFATVVCEDRKSATLDAGNVKLTYNLLLEKAEAREKERVKEETRKFKKLETGFKNLLKTLSVDYQMTWEDVRSKIEEEPDFKAITLESERVRIFKEYQHELEESCSHHHIRSKKKKTKKVKRKSRSRSHSESEGSDKGLKKKRHKSRSPSIPSKSDSSESDTRKSKRKKNKKKRGRSHSRSHSRLPSSEESPERKRKEEKHRRPSAHSEGSVTENAEHHELSEDELEKQRAQLLRELQMQQEDN, from the exons ATG GCTTCAAATGATGCTATACCACCACCTGCTGCAGTACCTGGATTTCCACCAGCAACTCCAAATATTGCTTCTAGTTTTGTACCACCTATTATGCCGACTGCACCTTTCATACCTCCTCCTAGTTTGCCACCTGGTCCACCGGGTATAATGCCACCACAATTTTCCATACCTCCTCCTGGTTTTAGTTTTCCAATCACTGCTGCTCCTCCACCAGATGCTGGAGTTATAG cTGCACCTCCTCAAATAACAGCACCAGTTATTCCTCCTCCAGCACCTATAGCAAGCGAAGCATCTGGTATTCAGCctattggaacagcagaaaagAAAACTGATTGGACTGAGCACAAAGCTCCAGATGGCAGAACTTATTATTATAACAGTGTTACAAAACAATCTTTGTGGGAAAAACCGGATGAACTAAAAACACCTAGTGAATTACTCTTATCGCAGTGCCCttggaaagaatacaaatcagAGAACGGGAAAGTATATTATCATAATGTAACGACCAAGGAATCAAGATGGACAATTCCTACAGAATTAGAAGAACTGAAAGCAAGAATTGCAGCCGAAGAAGCTGCAGCAGCTGCGGCAGCAGTTGTTGCAAGCGCTACAAACAC TATAGTTCCTGTAGCCATGCAACATTTATCTCCAAACATTGCAATTACAAATGCATCTCAAACTAGTACACCGGAACCAGGTGGAAAGTCTGCAATTGAACAAGCTATGGCTGCAACACTTGCAGCAATAAACATTCCTACTCCCCCTGCAAAGCCAGACGATGATAGTAATTCTGCCAAAGGATCAGCAAACGATAGCCGCACTAGTACACCTGAACCAAAAATGCAATTCAAAGATAAAAAAGAAGCAATTGAAGCATTTAAAGAATTATTAAGAGAAAGAGATGTACCATCAAATGCTACATGGGAGCAAGcagtgaaattaattcaaagtGATCCTAGATATCCACAAATGAAGAAATTGAATGAACGTAAGCAAGCATTTAATGCGTATAAAACACAAAAACTTAAAGAGGAACGTGAACAAGAACGATTAAG ATTAAAAAAAGCTAAAGAAGAtttggaacaatttttattagaaaatgaTAGAATGACAAGTAcaacaaaatattacaaatgtGAAGAAATGTTTGGTAATTTGGAAGTATGGAGAGCTGTAGGTGATTCAGATCGCCGAGACATTTATGAAGATGTCATTTTTAATTTGGCTAAACGTGAAAAAGAAGaagcaaaacaattaaaaaaaagaaatactaaaAGACTAGCTCAAGTTTTGGATACTATGACTGATGTTACATATAGAACTACTTGGCAAGAAGCACAAGCATTGCTTCTACAACATGCAGCTTTTGCAGAAGATGCAGATTTattagaaatggacaaagaagatGCTTTGCTTGTGTTTGAAAATCATATACGTCAATTAGAAAAAGAtgaagaggaggagaaggaacACGAAAAAAAGCGTAGAAAACGAcaggaaagaaaaaatagagatGCCTTTATA agTTTACTTGATGAACTTCATGAACAAGGAAAACTAACATCAATGTCACTTTGGGTAGAACTTTATCCAATGCTATCTGCCGATTTAAGATTTTCAGCTATGCTTGGACAATCAGGATCAACACCTTTAGacctttttaaattttatgttgAGGATTTGAAATCTAGATTCCATGATGAGAAGAAAATTATAAGAGAAATTCTAAaagacaaaaattttgaagTGCAGGTAAACACAACTTTTGAAGAATTTGCAACTGTTGTATGTGAAGATAGAAAGTCTGCAACGTTAGATGCAGGCAATGTAAAATTGACATACAATTTACTACTCGAAAAAGCTGAAGCACGTGAAAAAGAACGAGTAAAGGAAGAAActaggaaatttaaaaaattagaaacaggtttcaagaatttattaaaaactCTTAGTGTTGATTATCAAATGACATGGGAAGATGTACGAAGCAAAATTGAGGAAGAACCAGACTTTAAAGCAATCACATTAGAAAGTGAAAGAGttagaatttttaaagaatatcaGCACGAACTTGAAGAAAGTTGTAGTCATCATCATATtagaagtaaaaagaaaaaaactaaaaAGGTGAAACGAAAATCACGGTCCCGATCACACAGT GAATCTGAAGGTAGTGACAAAGGTTTAAAGAAGAAACGTCATAAGTCACGTTCACCAAGCATTCCTAGCAAATCAGACAGTtctgaatctgatactagaaaatcgaaaaggaaaaaaaataaaaaaaaaagaggacgtAGTCATTCT cGATCACATTCAAGACTCCCGTCTTCCGAAGAATCACcagaacgaaaacgaaaagagGAAAAGCATAGAAGACCTTCAGCTCATAGCGAAGGTTCTGTTACCGAAAATGCTGAGCATCATGAACTCTCAGAAGATGAGTTAGAAAAACAAAGAGCGCAATTATTACGCGAgttacagatgcaacaagaagatAATTGA